The following coding sequences lie in one Halomonas sp. 'Soap Lake #6' genomic window:
- a CDS encoding zinc-binding metallopeptidase family protein yields MQTFSCRCGNALFFENTHCLACESEVGWCPACTNIVALEPLTGGGYRCTNKNCGVALMKCHNYAVENVCNRMVVMAEGHADTLCDCCRYNDVIPDLDIIGNRERWAALEAAKRRLFHTLDLLKLPHGTDGENIRVPLSFSFMADALPDQGLWRSTASQEKVYTGHANGHITINVKEADDVERERLRVDMNESHRTLIGHFRHEIGHYYWDLLIKGLEEDACRQVFGDHSCPTYANALEQYYQQGAPADWPTRFISAYASMHPWEDFAETFAFYLDMVAVLDTALHMGLSRAEYDGTLNSMLLAFHQVGLAVNELNRDMGLLDLAPGVIAPTVRDKLAYVHALVKRANTSFNA; encoded by the coding sequence ATGCAGACATTTAGCTGCCGCTGCGGCAATGCGCTATTTTTTGAAAACACTCACTGCCTGGCCTGCGAGTCTGAGGTTGGCTGGTGCCCTGCATGTACCAATATTGTGGCGCTAGAACCGCTGACAGGTGGTGGCTACCGCTGCACCAATAAAAACTGTGGCGTGGCTCTGATGAAGTGCCATAACTACGCGGTAGAGAATGTATGTAATCGCATGGTCGTCATGGCAGAAGGCCACGCGGATACACTATGTGACTGTTGCCGCTATAACGATGTCATTCCGGACCTTGATATTATCGGTAACCGCGAGCGCTGGGCGGCCCTGGAAGCAGCTAAGCGGCGGCTATTCCACACGTTGGATTTATTGAAACTGCCCCATGGCACGGACGGAGAAAATATTCGTGTGCCGTTAAGCTTTTCATTTATGGCGGACGCCTTACCCGACCAAGGGCTTTGGCGCTCAACCGCCAGTCAAGAGAAGGTGTATACCGGACACGCTAACGGTCACATCACCATCAACGTTAAAGAAGCCGATGACGTTGAACGCGAACGCTTACGCGTTGACATGAACGAATCCCACCGCACACTAATTGGTCATTTTCGCCATGAAATTGGTCACTACTATTGGGATTTACTGATAAAAGGTCTTGAGGAAGATGCTTGCCGACAAGTATTTGGTGATCATAGCTGCCCGACTTATGCGAATGCGTTAGAACAGTACTATCAGCAAGGTGCGCCTGCCGACTGGCCAACTCGCTTCATATCCGCTTACGCATCCATGCACCCTTGGGAGGACTTCGCAGAAACCTTCGCGTTTTATCTGGATATGGTGGCAGTGTTGGATACTGCACTTCACATGGGGCTTTCCCGTGCGGAGTATGACGGCACGCTGAATAGTATGCTGCTAGCCTTTCACCAAGTAGGGTTGGCAGTGAATGAGTTAAACCGGGATATGGGCCTGCTGGACTTAGCGCCCGGAGTGATTGCTCCTACAGTGCGCGATAAGCTGGCGTATGTGCACGCATTAGTAAAGCGTGCAAACACCAGCTTTAACGCCTAA
- a CDS encoding transglutaminase family protein produces MTIRVALHHRTTYRFDRPVKLSPHVVRLRPAPHCRTHIEAYSLNISGNDHYLNWQQDPFGNFNARLVFPEPRKELTIAVELIAPMTVINPFDFFLDDIAQKIPFAYTEELRNELGPYLEVTEAGPYLLEWLKDVSRKPTTSVDFLVALNQRLQHDISYLVRMEPGVQSCEETLTLGSGSCRDSAWLLVQILRHLGLAARFVSGYLIQLTPDVKALDGPSGTEVDFTDLHAWTEVFLPGAGWVGLDPTSGLFAGEGHIPLAATPTTGSAAAITGFSDKCEVEFNVEMSVERIHEDPRVTKPYSDQQWQQILQLGDQVDSELNQQDVRLTMGGEPTFVSVDDMESPQWNTDALGDHKRERAEALLTRLQAAYAEGSVIQQQQGKWYPGEPLPRWALACYWRKDGVPLWRDPKWLACMEGAPKVTVDDAMAQRFTHALSEQLGLAPRHWIPAFEDAYYYLWKEQTLPVSVDPRKANLKDDAERQRLARLLEQDLGAAVGYALPLRHSIAQSHRWESGRWPLKRDHLFLVPGDSPMGLRLPLSALPWAAPEDQPQPQSLFAPRPDIGDIHGEVARRNAEQHRLTTAERQGQSLHPSHSHPEGEAVQQQPNAEGDREHKVIHTSLCIEPRDGRLHIFLPPLTQLEHYLDLISSIEECARSLSCPVMIEGYAPPRDPRLESFQITPDPGVIEVNIMPAASWRTLVAQTERLYDEARLARLGTEKFMLDGRHTGTGGGNHVTLGGITPDDSPFLRRPDLLASLVTYWQHHPSLSYLFAGLFIGPTSQAPRVDEARHEALYELEIALQQMPEGEVVQPWLVDRLLRHLLTDLTGNTHRAEFCIDKLYSPDSDSGRLGLLELRGFEMPPHARMGLMQMLLIRALVARCWKTPYRAKPVRWGSALQDRWMLPHYLWEDLSDVLSDLRNHGFNFELEWFAPFLEFRFPVHGRLHTPMLNIELRQAIEPWHVLGEEATAGGTARYVDSSVERLEVKVNGMSGDRYVVTCNGRQVPLAATGRNGEAVAGVRYRAWQPPSALHPQIPIHAPLVFDIIDTWNQRSVAGCTYHVVHPTGRGFETFPVNAFEAEARRLGRFSGSGHRHGYQAPKAEMLNQELPCTLDLRWSPR; encoded by the coding sequence ATGACCATACGCGTTGCCTTGCACCACCGTACAACGTATCGCTTTGACCGACCGGTTAAATTATCGCCACATGTTGTTCGCCTGCGCCCAGCGCCCCACTGCCGCACACATATTGAGGCGTATTCGCTCAATATCTCTGGTAACGACCACTATTTAAACTGGCAGCAGGATCCATTCGGTAACTTTAATGCACGCCTTGTTTTTCCTGAGCCACGTAAAGAACTAACCATTGCCGTCGAACTTATCGCACCAATGACGGTAATTAATCCGTTTGATTTCTTCCTAGATGACATCGCCCAAAAAATTCCTTTTGCCTACACCGAAGAGCTACGCAACGAGTTAGGCCCTTATCTTGAAGTAACCGAAGCGGGACCTTATCTGCTGGAGTGGTTAAAGGATGTTTCCAGAAAGCCCACGACAAGTGTTGATTTTCTCGTGGCTCTTAACCAACGTCTGCAGCATGACATCAGCTATCTGGTGCGTATGGAGCCTGGGGTACAGAGCTGTGAAGAGACCTTAACTCTGGGTAGCGGCTCCTGCCGAGACAGCGCTTGGCTGTTAGTACAGATACTGCGACACCTAGGCCTCGCTGCACGCTTTGTATCTGGCTATTTGATTCAGCTCACTCCCGATGTCAAAGCCCTGGATGGCCCTAGCGGCACCGAGGTCGACTTTACCGATCTACACGCCTGGACAGAGGTGTTTTTACCAGGTGCTGGCTGGGTAGGGCTTGATCCCACCTCTGGCTTATTTGCCGGTGAGGGCCATATCCCCTTAGCGGCAACGCCTACTACTGGCAGTGCCGCTGCTATTACCGGCTTTTCCGATAAATGTGAGGTTGAGTTTAACGTTGAGATGAGCGTTGAGCGCATCCATGAAGATCCACGGGTCACCAAGCCGTATAGCGATCAACAGTGGCAGCAAATTCTGCAGTTGGGCGATCAGGTAGATAGCGAACTCAACCAGCAAGATGTTCGCCTCACCATGGGTGGCGAGCCAACTTTTGTTTCCGTCGATGACATGGAAAGCCCTCAGTGGAATACTGATGCACTGGGCGACCACAAACGCGAGCGTGCAGAAGCGCTGCTAACCCGTCTGCAGGCTGCCTACGCCGAGGGCAGTGTCATTCAACAGCAGCAAGGCAAATGGTACCCCGGCGAGCCTCTGCCTCGCTGGGCACTCGCCTGCTACTGGCGTAAAGATGGCGTGCCACTATGGCGCGACCCCAAATGGCTGGCCTGCATGGAAGGCGCGCCTAAGGTCACTGTTGATGATGCTATGGCTCAGCGCTTTACTCATGCCCTAAGCGAGCAATTAGGTTTAGCGCCGCGCCACTGGATACCCGCATTTGAAGACGCCTACTACTACCTGTGGAAAGAACAAACACTGCCCGTAAGCGTTGACCCACGCAAAGCGAACTTAAAAGATGACGCTGAACGTCAACGCCTTGCCCGCTTGCTGGAACAGGATTTAGGCGCAGCAGTGGGCTACGCCCTGCCACTGCGACACTCCATTGCTCAATCACACCGCTGGGAGAGCGGACGCTGGCCACTCAAGCGCGACCACTTATTTCTAGTGCCTGGAGACTCGCCCATGGGCCTGCGGCTGCCGCTTTCTGCGCTGCCATGGGCCGCCCCGGAGGATCAGCCACAACCCCAATCGCTCTTTGCACCGCGCCCAGATATTGGCGATATTCATGGTGAAGTGGCTAGACGTAACGCCGAACAACACCGCTTGACCACGGCCGAACGCCAGGGCCAAAGCCTTCACCCCAGCCACAGCCACCCTGAAGGAGAAGCGGTCCAGCAGCAACCCAACGCCGAGGGTGACCGCGAACACAAAGTCATCCACACCAGCCTGTGTATTGAGCCGCGCGATGGACGTTTACATATTTTCCTGCCACCACTTACCCAACTGGAGCACTACCTAGACCTGATCAGCAGCATTGAAGAGTGTGCTCGCTCGTTGAGTTGCCCGGTGATGATAGAGGGCTACGCGCCGCCTCGCGATCCGCGTCTGGAAAGCTTCCAGATCACCCCAGACCCCGGTGTCATTGAAGTTAACATCATGCCCGCGGCCAGCTGGAGAACCTTAGTCGCCCAAACCGAGCGGTTGTACGATGAGGCCCGCCTGGCGCGCCTGGGCACCGAAAAATTCATGTTAGATGGCCGCCATACCGGTACCGGCGGCGGTAACCATGTAACCCTTGGAGGCATTACACCAGATGACTCGCCGTTTCTGCGCCGTCCTGACCTGCTGGCCAGCCTAGTCACGTATTGGCAGCACCACCCTAGTCTCTCCTACCTGTTTGCAGGCCTCTTCATTGGCCCCACCAGCCAGGCTCCCAGGGTGGATGAGGCCCGCCACGAAGCGCTTTACGAGTTGGAAATCGCTCTGCAACAGATGCCTGAAGGTGAGGTTGTTCAGCCTTGGCTGGTAGACCGCCTACTGCGCCACCTGCTCACCGACTTGACCGGCAACACCCACCGTGCCGAATTCTGTATCGATAAGCTCTACTCGCCAGATAGCGATAGTGGACGCCTTGGACTTTTAGAGCTGCGCGGCTTTGAAATGCCGCCCCATGCCCGCATGGGTCTAATGCAGATGCTGCTGATTCGTGCCCTGGTTGCCCGCTGCTGGAAGACACCCTACCGAGCAAAGCCGGTACGCTGGGGCAGCGCACTTCAAGACCGCTGGATGCTACCCCACTACCTGTGGGAAGACTTAAGCGATGTACTCAGCGATCTACGCAATCACGGCTTCAATTTTGAGCTTGAGTGGTTCGCACCATTTTTAGAGTTCCGTTTCCCTGTACATGGACGGCTACATACCCCCATGCTCAATATTGAGCTTCGCCAAGCTATTGAGCCATGGCATGTACTGGGCGAAGAGGCCACCGCCGGAGGAACCGCACGCTATGTGGATTCATCGGTTGAGCGTCTAGAGGTTAAAGTTAACGGTATGAGCGGCGACCGCTATGTGGTGACCTGTAATGGTCGGCAAGTTCCGTTAGCTGCTACGGGACGTAACGGGGAAGCAGTAGCAGGCGTACGCTACCGTGCTTGGCAACCACCTTCCGCGCTGCACCCGCAAATCCCCATTCATGCTCCATTAGTGTTTGACATTATTGACACCTGGAACCAACGTTCGGTGGCGGGCTGCACCTACCATGTGGTTCACCCCACCGGTCGCGGTTTTGAAACATTTCCTGTGAACGCCTTTGAAGCGGAAGCACGGCGCCTAGGTAGGTTTAGCGGCAGCGGACATCGCCATGGCTATCAAGCACCTAAAGCTGAAATGCTCAACCAAGAGCTACCTTGCACGCTAGACCTTCGTTGGAGCCCACGTTAA
- a CDS encoding transglutaminase family protein, translating into MNYSLRHTTRYHYSAPVTLCHSEARVLPRKTLHQQCGASGLTISPMPQMQAERRDVFGNRVLYFAMEEVHQTLDVTVVTPINTHPLGLLPVTSPAWEQIAEQLCADNRFDMQLYRLDSPFIRRNEELATFARSCFTPGRPLLESALALNQLIYNTFEYDPSFTTLATPLSDVLTNRRGVCQDFAHVAIGALRSLGLPARYISGYLETQPPPGQPRLIGADASHAWLATWIPEWGWLALDPTNGTVAGEQHPVLAWGRDYADVAPLKGVMNGGGEHQLEVEVDVIPLTTDTAEPSG; encoded by the coding sequence ATGAACTACAGCCTGCGGCACACAACACGCTACCACTACAGTGCGCCGGTTACCCTGTGCCATAGTGAAGCGCGAGTGTTGCCACGTAAAACGCTACATCAGCAGTGCGGAGCATCGGGACTAACCATTAGCCCAATGCCCCAGATGCAGGCGGAAAGGCGTGATGTGTTCGGCAATCGGGTGCTCTACTTCGCCATGGAAGAGGTTCACCAAACCCTGGATGTCACCGTAGTGACGCCAATCAATACCCATCCTTTGGGGCTTCTACCGGTCACCTCTCCGGCCTGGGAACAGATCGCGGAACAGCTGTGTGCTGATAACCGTTTCGACATGCAGCTCTACCGCTTGGATTCACCGTTTATCCGCCGTAATGAGGAGCTCGCCACCTTTGCCCGCAGTTGCTTCACTCCCGGCCGCCCGCTACTAGAGTCAGCACTAGCCCTTAACCAGCTGATCTACAACACCTTTGAGTACGACCCCAGCTTCACGACACTAGCCACTCCGCTAAGCGACGTACTGACTAACCGTCGCGGTGTTTGCCAGGACTTTGCCCATGTAGCCATTGGCGCGCTACGCTCGCTAGGCTTACCAGCACGCTACATTAGCGGCTACCTGGAAACCCAACCACCTCCCGGCCAGCCACGCTTAATTGGTGCGGATGCCTCCCACGCCTGGCTAGCCACCTGGATTCCTGAATGGGGTTGGCTAGCGCTTGACCCTACCAACGGCACTGTGGCAGGCGAACAGCACCCGGTACTGGCCTGGGGGAGAGACTATGCGGATGTTGCGCCGCTCAAAGGTGTCATGAATGGAGGCGGAGAACACCAGCTTGAGGTCGAGGTCGATGTCATACCGCTGACGACTGATACCGCAGAACCGTCAGGCTGA
- a CDS encoding alpha-E domain-containing protein: MLSRVAENLYWMARYIERAEDTARLLSVNSHLMLDLPRHLPLGWAPLIEMTGTLEAFNARHTSFDERSVVYFLCADAQNSSSILSALASARENLRTTRDVVPREIWEEVNQLYLNVADHAENGVSPRRRDAFLKNVIRGCQTLTGLIEGTLSHGPARTFIELGRQLERADMTTRIVDVRSASLLPQNPEELLPFENLQWMSVLKSLTAYQMYRQQVRLRVRGPDVLRFLLQDPNLPRSIACSLETLGHELQLLPRQDRVVATVSLVRADVVDADIQALAHSPSKLHAFVDELQIGFAAIHDTLSATYFVNSEGVPRVTQRQSQSHAGDHDND, from the coding sequence ATGCTGTCACGTGTAGCTGAAAACCTTTACTGGATGGCGCGCTACATTGAGCGGGCCGAAGATACTGCTCGACTACTGAGCGTGAATAGCCACTTGATGCTGGATTTGCCGCGCCACTTGCCTCTTGGTTGGGCGCCATTAATTGAAATGACCGGCACGTTAGAAGCATTTAACGCTCGCCATACCAGCTTTGATGAGCGCAGCGTGGTGTACTTTTTATGCGCTGATGCACAAAACAGCAGCTCAATTCTCTCGGCGTTGGCCAGTGCCCGGGAAAATCTGCGTACCACCCGAGATGTAGTGCCTCGCGAGATTTGGGAAGAGGTCAACCAGCTCTATCTAAATGTTGCAGACCATGCTGAAAACGGCGTTAGCCCACGGCGCAGGGATGCGTTTTTGAAAAACGTTATTCGTGGTTGTCAGACCTTAACGGGGCTAATCGAAGGAACACTAAGCCATGGCCCGGCGCGCACTTTTATTGAGTTAGGTCGTCAGCTTGAACGGGCGGATATGACGACGCGTATCGTTGATGTTCGTTCAGCAAGTTTATTACCTCAGAACCCAGAGGAGCTGCTGCCCTTTGAGAACCTGCAGTGGATGAGCGTGCTGAAATCGCTAACGGCTTATCAAATGTATCGTCAGCAGGTGCGGTTACGGGTACGCGGACCAGATGTGCTGCGCTTCTTACTTCAGGATCCGAACCTACCGCGTTCGATTGCTTGCAGTTTGGAAACTCTGGGCCATGAGTTGCAACTGCTGCCACGCCAAGATCGGGTGGTGGCGACAGTGTCACTGGTGCGTGCCGACGTGGTTGACGCCGATATTCAGGCGCTCGCCCACTCGCCGAGTAAACTGCACGCTTTCGTAGATGAACTGCAGATTGGTTTTGCCGCTATTCACGATACGTTAAGCGCTACCTATTTCGTGAATAGCGAAGGGGTGCCTCGGGTGACTCAGCGCCAATCCCAGAGCCACGCAGGGGACCATGACAACGATTAA
- a CDS encoding circularly permuted type 2 ATP-grasp protein, producing the protein MTAPVSPSLIELGTAGLVEDYLNQLGKGQPGTFDALLDRQGQLRPGWQSLLGALEVLGSDGRFQQHEEIQRLLAENGVIFNMHDDTHGRAWRLDPLPWVIDQAQWQMLEMGLAQRSRLLNALYNDIYGARTLFDAGLLPTQAILASPHFLLPCHSSQPTDRPAINFHGVDVIQDAAGQWRVFGDRLQAPSGTGFALENRILMARALPEMYRNAPLKRLAGFLDNYHRTLTTLAYQHRDNPNVVLFTPGPGSPRYFEHAYLANYLNIDLAEGQDMVVRDGQLWLRTLGGLQPVDVVLRHCDDAYCDPLELRGDSQLGVPGLLQAARSSGVAMSNALGVGVLEIPELAGYLPALCEHLLGETLLLANADGNTLPSTAPVFDHKMQRLTPTTLNLRCFVSRTPGSVSTQGQQPSDYHVMPGGLAWVGAPGSPSLSSPVVKDVWVTANTPQPHVSQLRQARGPVVATRDGTDLPSRVAESLFWLGRYGERLDARARLLREALMRLMEYDQDDIADQLLDELLLALDITTLNSADENTRPLLVGFAQKRTALLAQFGESEPQALQPLFAQLLRNARSVRDHLGDDSWRVIHQLRQRVDMLNPSVSASAARRACEGLSAQLAAFFGLCNETMPHHYGWRFMDIGRFLDRVLGLLSLLKLTLNAPHSPGLALWEVVLATTDNFTAYRRRYRSELHPEAILDLLLFDETNPRSVGYMLKRLERQMDKLPGSSSPYRNAERRLLIQANAALHLADIDRISHLADTPEAQEALEQLLDDLITPLNALSDAISHSHFSHIERPRQLVSMEPDE; encoded by the coding sequence ATGACGGCCCCTGTCTCACCCTCACTTATTGAGCTCGGCACTGCCGGGCTTGTTGAGGATTACCTGAATCAGCTTGGCAAGGGACAGCCCGGCACCTTCGACGCGCTGCTTGACCGCCAGGGCCAACTGCGGCCTGGCTGGCAGAGCCTGCTCGGTGCCCTTGAAGTGCTAGGGTCGGATGGACGCTTTCAGCAGCATGAAGAGATCCAACGGCTGCTGGCGGAAAATGGCGTTATCTTCAACATGCACGATGATACCCATGGGCGTGCATGGCGACTTGACCCCTTGCCCTGGGTGATTGACCAGGCTCAGTGGCAAATGCTCGAGATGGGTTTAGCCCAGCGAAGCCGCCTACTCAACGCTCTGTACAACGACATTTACGGCGCCCGTACGCTATTTGATGCAGGCCTTTTGCCTACCCAGGCTATTCTGGCATCGCCCCACTTTTTATTGCCCTGCCACAGCTCCCAGCCAACTGATCGTCCCGCGATTAACTTCCATGGTGTGGATGTAATTCAAGATGCTGCAGGCCAATGGCGGGTATTTGGTGACCGCCTACAAGCACCTTCCGGGACCGGCTTTGCGCTGGAAAATCGTATTCTGATGGCCCGGGCCCTACCAGAGATGTACCGTAACGCGCCGCTAAAACGGCTCGCAGGCTTTTTAGATAACTACCACCGCACACTTACCACACTGGCCTACCAACACCGCGACAATCCCAACGTAGTGTTGTTTACCCCCGGGCCAGGTAGCCCACGCTACTTTGAGCACGCCTATCTGGCTAACTACCTTAATATCGACCTCGCTGAAGGCCAGGATATGGTAGTGCGCGATGGCCAACTATGGCTGCGAACCTTAGGCGGACTACAGCCAGTTGACGTCGTCCTGCGCCACTGCGACGACGCCTACTGCGATCCATTAGAGTTACGCGGTGACTCTCAACTGGGCGTACCAGGGCTGTTACAAGCCGCTCGCTCCAGTGGCGTAGCCATGTCCAATGCACTTGGAGTAGGCGTGCTTGAGATACCTGAGCTTGCGGGCTACCTGCCGGCTTTGTGTGAACATCTGCTGGGCGAGACACTGCTACTGGCTAACGCCGACGGTAATACACTGCCTTCGACTGCACCGGTGTTCGACCACAAAATGCAGCGCCTCACTCCCACTACTCTGAACTTGCGTTGCTTTGTCTCTCGCACACCAGGAAGTGTTAGTACGCAAGGGCAGCAACCCAGTGACTACCACGTGATGCCAGGCGGTCTAGCCTGGGTAGGTGCACCTGGTTCACCTTCGCTAAGTAGCCCAGTGGTAAAAGATGTATGGGTAACTGCTAACACGCCCCAACCTCACGTTAGCCAACTACGCCAAGCCCGTGGCCCGGTAGTCGCAACACGAGATGGCACCGACTTACCCAGCCGCGTGGCTGAAAGCCTGTTTTGGTTAGGCCGCTACGGCGAACGCCTGGATGCCCGAGCGCGCCTGCTGCGGGAAGCGCTCATGCGGCTAATGGAGTACGACCAGGATGATATTGCCGACCAGTTACTCGATGAACTGTTGCTGGCGTTGGATATCACCACGCTAAACAGCGCTGATGAAAATACCAGGCCGCTACTAGTTGGCTTTGCACAAAAACGCACTGCCCTGCTAGCCCAGTTTGGTGAGAGCGAACCACAAGCGCTACAACCACTATTTGCCCAACTACTGCGCAACGCCCGTAGCGTACGCGACCATTTGGGCGATGACTCCTGGCGAGTGATTCACCAGCTACGCCAACGTGTGGATATGCTTAATCCAAGCGTCAGCGCTAGCGCAGCCCGGCGCGCCTGCGAGGGTCTTTCTGCCCAACTGGCAGCGTTTTTTGGCCTGTGTAACGAAACTATGCCCCATCACTATGGTTGGCGGTTTATGGATATCGGCCGCTTTTTAGACCGCGTACTGGGGCTTTTATCGCTGCTAAAACTCACCCTTAATGCGCCACATTCGCCTGGGCTGGCGCTGTGGGAAGTGGTGCTCGCCACCACCGACAACTTTACCGCTTACCGCAGGCGCTACCGCAGTGAACTTCATCCAGAAGCGATTCTTGACCTACTGCTGTTCGATGAAACCAATCCACGTTCGGTGGGCTACATGCTTAAGCGCCTTGAACGGCAAATGGACAAGCTACCCGGCAGTTCCTCACCTTACCGCAACGCTGAGCGGCGGCTGCTGATTCAGGCTAACGCAGCGCTGCACTTAGCGGATATCGACCGCATAAGCCACCTTGCCGACACCCCGGAGGCACAGGAAGCGCTGGAACAGCTATTAGATGATTTGATTACGCCGCTTAATGCACTGTCGGATGCTATCAGCCATAGCCATTTCAGCCACATAGAGCGGCCGCGCCAATTAGTCAGCATGGAACCGGATGAATGA
- a CDS encoding circularly permuted type 2 ATP-grasp protein, translated as MSQVNWNNYACRDFYDELLAAPGQPRASADELCNMLARFSAEELAERKTAAEIAIRTMGITFTVYSEGAMIDRAWPFDIVPRIISASEWRKTEAGLKQRVQALNLFIDDLYHDQKVIKDKVLPAEVLAQSVNFRPQCVGINPPHGVWAHICGSDLVRGGDGTLYVLEDNLRIPSGVSYMLENRNVTKRVLPELFASGKILPVDDYVAHLYDMLAAMSPRPGDDPQVVVLTPGIYNSAYFEHAYLAQQMGVELVQGSDLLVDDEDVVYMRTVEGMRRVDVIYRRVDDEFLDPEAFNSDSMLGVAGLMRSWRAGKVALANAPGAGVADDKVVYAFVPEIIKYYLDQEPLLPNVPSYLCMFEDDRKYVLDHLDELVVKPANESGGYGMLIGPRSTKETRNEFARLITANPRNYMAQPTLALSTTPTLANGLPQPRHVDLRPFILSGPETHVTTGGLTRVALVEGSLVVNSSQGGGSKDTWIVETDENAALAAEQTGV; from the coding sequence ATGAGCCAAGTGAATTGGAATAACTATGCGTGCCGTGACTTTTATGACGAGCTGCTAGCGGCGCCAGGGCAACCACGTGCATCGGCAGACGAGCTTTGCAATATGCTGGCGCGGTTTAGTGCGGAGGAGTTAGCCGAACGTAAAACGGCGGCTGAAATTGCCATTCGTACCATGGGGATAACGTTTACCGTCTATTCAGAAGGGGCCATGATTGATCGCGCTTGGCCTTTCGATATTGTGCCAAGAATTATATCAGCCAGTGAATGGCGCAAAACCGAGGCAGGTTTAAAGCAGCGCGTACAAGCACTTAATTTATTTATTGATGATCTTTATCACGACCAAAAGGTTATTAAAGACAAGGTGTTACCTGCTGAAGTCCTAGCTCAGTCAGTTAACTTTCGTCCACAATGCGTAGGTATAAATCCACCCCACGGGGTATGGGCACACATTTGTGGCTCAGATTTAGTGCGCGGTGGTGATGGTACGCTGTATGTTTTAGAAGATAACTTGCGTATTCCCTCTGGTGTTTCCTACATGCTGGAAAACCGCAATGTGACCAAGCGTGTACTGCCTGAACTGTTTGCTTCGGGAAAAATCCTGCCCGTTGATGATTATGTTGCCCATCTATATGACATGTTGGCGGCGATGTCGCCACGCCCCGGAGACGACCCTCAAGTTGTGGTACTAACCCCTGGTATATACAACTCTGCTTATTTTGAGCACGCCTACCTTGCCCAGCAAATGGGGGTTGAGTTGGTTCAGGGCAGTGATCTACTGGTGGATGATGAAGATGTGGTTTATATGCGTACCGTTGAGGGAATGCGCCGTGTCGACGTTATTTACCGCAGGGTAGATGACGAGTTCCTTGATCCTGAAGCATTCAATTCAGACTCTATGCTCGGCGTGGCAGGTTTAATGCGTTCCTGGCGGGCGGGTAAGGTTGCATTGGCAAATGCCCCAGGAGCGGGGGTTGCCGATGATAAAGTCGTTTATGCCTTTGTACCTGAAATTATTAAGTATTATCTGGATCAGGAGCCGCTGCTGCCCAATGTGCCGAGCTACCTGTGTATGTTCGAAGATGACCGTAAATACGTGTTAGATCATTTAGATGAGTTGGTGGTAAAACCCGCAAATGAGTCTGGAGGGTACGGCATGTTGATTGGGCCTCGCTCCACTAAAGAGACGCGCAATGAGTTTGCCCGGTTAATTACAGCCAACCCCCGTAACTATATGGCTCAGCCTACGTTAGCGCTTTCGACAACGCCGACGCTTGCCAATGGCTTACCACAGCCGCGTCATGTTGACCTTCGTCCGTTTATTCTGTCTGGACCGGAAACTCATGTAACCACTGGAGGATTAACCCGGGTAGCGCTGGTGGAAGGTTCGTTGGTAGTGAACTCCTCCCAAGGAGGTGGTAGCAAAGATACCTGGATAGTGGAAACCGATGAGAATGCGGCACTTGCCGCTGAACAGACAGGAGTCTAG